A genomic stretch from Desulfotignum balticum DSM 7044 includes:
- a CDS encoding UDP-N-acetylmuramyl pentapeptide phosphotransferase — MIVILLSGFLLGVAGSWLMMRYGEQLGIMDIPNGRSSHTEAIPKGAGFGILAALLLSSLILKIPWFVWLPSAVISLASFWGADKHILPVSIRLLVHFGCALFFLVFFLASKQAGMGTYVIWLPAVVFIAGTANFFNFMDGIDGIAGVTGFLAFLLMAFYARTSGLDPAYASLSLVMAFSCLGFLCFNVPKARVFLGDVGSILLGFLFACLVIVLSENVMDFLVMAGFLAPFYMDELFTMVVRIRHKDSLIKPHRKHIYQVLANEAGMNHFKISLGYGLMQLAIGVSAISIQPKGMVFLLGTYMFYGLIFGVFSFFVRRKFCANEN; from the coding sequence ATGATAGTTATCCTATTGTCGGGTTTTTTATTGGGCGTTGCCGGGTCCTGGCTGATGATGCGGTATGGTGAGCAGCTGGGCATAATGGACATTCCCAACGGCCGGAGTTCACATACCGAAGCCATCCCCAAAGGGGCGGGATTCGGTATTCTGGCGGCCCTGCTGCTTTCCAGTCTGATACTGAAGATTCCCTGGTTTGTGTGGCTTCCTTCAGCAGTGATATCTCTGGCTAGTTTCTGGGGAGCGGATAAACATATTCTGCCGGTCTCTATAAGGCTTTTGGTACATTTTGGGTGCGCTTTGTTTTTTCTGGTCTTTTTTCTGGCTTCAAAACAGGCGGGCATGGGCACCTATGTCATCTGGCTGCCGGCTGTGGTGTTTATTGCGGGAACGGCCAATTTTTTCAATTTCATGGACGGTATTGACGGCATTGCAGGTGTTACCGGGTTTCTGGCTTTTTTGCTGATGGCTTTTTATGCCCGGACTTCGGGCCTGGATCCGGCATACGCCTCATTGAGTCTGGTGATGGCTTTTTCATGCCTGGGGTTTTTGTGTTTCAATGTTCCGAAAGCCCGGGTGTTTCTAGGGGATGTGGGCAGCATCCTTTTGGGATTTTTGTTTGCCTGCCTGGTGATTGTGTTGTCTGAAAATGTCATGGATTTTCTGGTCATGGCCGGATTTCTGGCTCCGTTTTATATGGATGAGCTGTTCACCATGGTGGTGAGAATTCGGCACAAAGATTCTTTGATAAAGCCCCATCGCAAGCATATCTACCAGGTGCTGGCCAATGAGGCGGGCATGAATCATTTTAAAATCTCTCTGGGATACGGTCTGATGCAGCTGGCCATCGGGGTTTCAGCCATATCAATTCAGCCAAAAGGGATGGTTTTTCTTTTAGGAACCTATATGTTTTATGGATTGATTTTTGGGGTATTTTCATTTTTTGTCCGCAGGAAATTTTGTGCCAATGAAAACTAA
- a CDS encoding NAD-dependent epimerase/dehydratase family protein — translation MHNPHIGVLGASGLVGSFLIPLLAGKGCRVTAFSRQRINWGQDNMQWQPLSVDAPATETITLWISLFPIWVLPEYGGWLAERGAKRLVALSSTSCLVKDRSEDLYERGVARKLAGGESFLRTWGAARGVDWIILRPTLIYGDGNDKNISEIAAIVNRLGFFPLLGKACGKRQPVHAQDVAAACLAALDATHVVNRAYNLAGGETLTYREMVVRVFDGLGRKPMLPSFPGWIFVLALSGLRVIPRYRHWTMAMVQRMNQDLVFDSSEAVHDFGYAPRKKFLIKRYRK, via the coding sequence ATGCATAACCCTCATATCGGTGTTTTGGGTGCTTCGGGACTGGTCGGGTCTTTTTTAATCCCTCTGCTGGCCGGGAAGGGCTGCAGGGTCACGGCATTTTCCCGGCAAAGAATCAATTGGGGTCAAGATAATATGCAATGGCAGCCTTTGTCTGTCGATGCGCCGGCAACAGAAACCATCACCCTTTGGATCAGTCTGTTTCCCATCTGGGTGCTGCCGGAATATGGTGGCTGGCTGGCAGAGCGCGGCGCAAAACGCCTGGTGGCACTTTCTTCCACCAGCTGTCTTGTCAAAGACCGTTCTGAAGATCTTTATGAGCGCGGAGTGGCCCGAAAACTGGCGGGCGGCGAGTCGTTTCTGCGCACCTGGGGAGCGGCCAGGGGTGTGGACTGGATCATTTTGCGGCCGACGTTGATCTATGGCGATGGCAATGATAAAAACATTTCAGAAATTGCCGCCATCGTGAATCGGCTGGGATTCTTTCCGCTGCTGGGCAAAGCCTGTGGAAAGCGGCAGCCGGTGCATGCCCAGGATGTGGCTGCGGCCTGTCTGGCAGCCCTGGATGCCACGCATGTGGTGAACCGGGCCTATAACCTGGCCGGCGGAGAAACCCTGACCTATCGGGAAATGGTGGTCCGGGTGTTTGACGGCCTGGGCCGCAAGCCGATGCTGCCGTCTTTTCCCGGATGGATTTTTGTGCTGGCATTGAGCGGGTTGCGGGTGATTCCCCGGTACCGCCACTGGACCATGGCCATGGTTCAACGGATGAACCAGGACCTGGTGTTTGATTCTTCCGAGGCAGTGCATGATTTTGGTTATGCACCCCGTAAAAAATTTCTAATCAAGAGATACAGGAAATGA
- a CDS encoding glycosyltransferase family 2 protein, which translates to MTDIVPICSVLIVNYNGGELVLDSVRAVLISSVRVQVLVWDNASADGSPDSLEKAFAGESRFALFRYSENIGFAAGVNRLLEKAKGKFLLLLNPDCVLKTDTIETVAQVLDENPDAGMAGCLLRNPDGSEQAGCRRQVPTPWRSLVRVLHLDKVFPGHPRFQSISLNSTPLPDNPVEAEAISGAFMLVTRKALEDVGPLDDHYFMHCEDLDWCMRFRQKGWQILFVPDASAIHHQGHCSISRPIAVELYKHKGMLRFYDKFFRHQYPGLLMWLVKASVWLRFGLVTLYHWAGNRLRGSGHA; encoded by the coding sequence GTGACAGATATAGTTCCCATCTGTTCGGTTTTGATTGTCAATTATAATGGCGGAGAACTGGTTTTGGACAGTGTCAGAGCCGTCCTGATTTCCTCTGTCAGGGTACAGGTACTGGTGTGGGATAATGCATCTGCAGATGGCAGTCCTGATTCATTGGAAAAAGCATTTGCCGGTGAATCGCGCTTTGCGTTGTTCCGGTATTCAGAAAATATCGGTTTTGCCGCCGGTGTCAACCGATTGCTTGAAAAGGCAAAAGGAAAGTTTTTACTGCTGTTGAATCCGGACTGTGTGTTGAAAACCGATACCATTGAAACCGTTGCACAGGTGCTGGATGAAAATCCGGATGCCGGCATGGCCGGGTGCCTGCTGCGCAACCCAGACGGCAGTGAGCAGGCCGGATGCCGGCGGCAGGTGCCTACGCCCTGGCGTTCTCTGGTGCGGGTCTTGCATTTGGACAAGGTGTTTCCCGGTCATCCCCGGTTTCAAAGTATTTCCCTGAATTCCACCCCGCTGCCGGACAACCCGGTTGAGGCGGAGGCGATCTCCGGGGCGTTCATGCTGGTCACCCGAAAGGCGCTGGAGGATGTAGGCCCCCTGGATGATCATTATTTCATGCATTGCGAGGACCTGGACTGGTGCATGCGGTTCCGTCAAAAAGGCTGGCAGATCCTGTTTGTTCCGGATGCATCGGCCATTCATCACCAGGGCCATTGCAGCATTTCCCGGCCCATTGCGGTGGAGTTATATAAACACAAAGGGATGCTGCGGTTTTACGACAAATTTTTCCGGCATCAATATCCGGGGCTGCTGATGTGGCTGGTAAAAGCCAGTGTATGGCTCCGCTTTGGCCTGGTAACGCTGTATCACTGGGCCGGTAATCGATTGCGGGGGTCAGGCCATGCATAA